The window TCAGCATTCCTATGCGCTCTATAATCCGGAACGGGGGACGCTCGGGCCGTCCGATCTCGAAGGCAAGCGCGTCGGCATCCGCTCGTTCACGACCACCACCGGAGCCTGGATCAGGGGCATCCTCGCCAACGACTACGGCGTCAATCTCGACAACATCCGCTGGGTCACCTTCGAGGACCCGCATGTCGCCGAATATGTCGACACCACCGAGCGCGCGCCGAAGGACAAGAAGATCCTCCAGATGCTGCTCGACGGCGAGCTCGACGCCGTCCTTGGCGAGACCTCGACCGATCCCAAGCTGAAGACGCTATTCCCCGATCCGGCCGCGGAAGCCGCCAATTGGTACGCCCGTCGCGGCGTCGTGCCCGTCAACCATCTCGTAGTGGTGACCGAGCGGCTCGCAAGATCGCATCGCGACGTGGTCGCGGGCGTCTATGATCTGCTGAAGCGGAACAAGACGCTGATGGGGCCTGCGGCGGCGCCCGATCTCGT of the Bradyrhizobium sp. WSM1417 genome contains:
- a CDS encoding ABC transporter substrate-binding protein translates to MDRLRLKAVLGSHPHVQAVKSGELRSDLFDLDFIEYTPTNTAFKPMVREQAFDVCEMAIVTYLMAKAHGKPLVLLPATMLGRFQHSYALYNPERGTLGPSDLEGKRVGIRSFTTTTGAWIRGILANDYGVNLDNIRWVTFEDPHVAEYVDTTERAPKDKKILQMLLDGELDAVLGETSTDPKLKTLFPDPAAEAANWYARRGVVPVNHLVVVTERLARSHRDVVAGVYDLLKRNKTLMGPAAAPDLVPFGIEANRKPLELIVDYAFQQALIPRRYAVEELFDETTRGLN